One Fibrobacter sp. UWB16 DNA window includes the following coding sequences:
- the rhuM gene encoding virulence RhuM family protein: protein MNKKNLSLDGEIIMYQPEGAIQLPVRVENETVWLTIDQMALLFGKSRSTINEHILNALSEGEILKNESVRKIGNSDFSTKPTNFYNLDVIISVGYRVKSIQGTQFRRWANQVLKEHLLKGYSVNQRLISQENKLENLDSRVVNLEKQVDFFVKANLPPSEGVIPANARWSGYEFAVQLVRSAKKEIIIIDPFANDTSLSLVAKRVAGVNAVIYSARITRAMNDEVDRINRQFPTVVLRTMRDVHDRFIIVDETVYHVGASIMDLGCKMTAFSVLNLVTKEQLLALVK, encoded by the coding sequence ATGAATAAGAAGAATTTATCATTAGATGGTGAAATTATCATGTACCAGCCTGAAGGTGCTATTCAGTTGCCTGTACGAGTTGAAAACGAAACAGTATGGCTGACGATTGATCAAATGGCTCTTCTTTTTGGGAAATCTCGTTCAACTATAAACGAGCATATATTAAATGCCCTATCTGAGGGTGAAATATTGAAAAATGAATCGGTAAGAAAAATCGGAAATTCCGATTTTTCTACCAAACCTACAAATTTCTACAATCTCGATGTCATCATTTCTGTCGGGTATCGAGTAAAATCTATCCAAGGTACACAATTTCGTCGATGGGCAAATCAGGTTCTCAAAGAGCATTTGCTTAAGGGGTATAGTGTTAACCAACGATTGATTTCTCAAGAAAATAAACTCGAGAATTTGGATTCTCGTGTTGTTAACCTTGAAAAACAGGTGGACTTCTTTGTCAAAGCAAATCTTCCACCTAGCGAGGGCGTTATACCAGCTAATGCTCGTTGGAGCGGTTATGAATTTGCAGTGCAATTAGTTCGCTCCGCGAAAAAAGAAATCATAATCATAGATCCGTTTGCTAATGATACATCGCTTTCGCTTGTTGCAAAACGAGTTGCTGGTGTCAATGCCGTCATTTATTCCGCTCGAATTACGCGTGCGATGAACGATGAAGTTGACCGCATAAATCGGCAATTTCCGACTGTTGTATTGCGGACAATGCGTGATGTTCACGACAGATTTATCATTGTTGACGAAACTGTATATCATGTTGGGGCTTCGATTATGGATTTAGGCTGTAAAATGACGGCGTTTTCGGTACTGAACCTTGTGACCAAGGAACAGTTGCTTGCTTTGGTAAAATGA
- a CDS encoding carboxylesterase — MKKLVIYIHGKGGNADEANHYKPLFPDFDVIGFDYKAETPWDAKQEFSAYFDSIATKYDEVVLIANSIGAFFSMNALGEKCIKQALFISPMVNLEKLICNMMLWANVSEDELREKGEIATNFGETLSWKYLCYVRENPIEWNIPTHILYGSNDNLTNLETMRDFAQKVGASLTIMQGGEHWFHTDEQMDFLDRWIEKCQNKH; from the coding sequence ATGAAAAAGCTCGTTATTTACATTCACGGGAAAGGCGGTAACGCCGACGAGGCCAATCATTACAAACCTCTTTTCCCGGATTTTGATGTCATCGGTTTTGATTACAAGGCAGAAACCCCGTGGGACGCCAAGCAGGAATTCTCGGCTTACTTTGATTCGATTGCCACAAAATACGACGAAGTCGTGCTTATCGCAAATAGCATTGGCGCGTTCTTCTCGATGAACGCTTTGGGCGAAAAATGCATCAAGCAGGCGCTCTTCATTTCTCCGATGGTGAACTTGGAAAAGCTCATTTGCAATATGATGCTGTGGGCGAATGTCTCCGAAGATGAACTTCGCGAAAAAGGCGAAATCGCGACGAATTTCGGCGAGACGCTTTCTTGGAAATACCTTTGCTACGTGCGAGAAAATCCCATCGAATGGAATATCCCGACGCATATTTTGTATGGCTCCAATGACAATTTGACCAACCTTGAAACGATGCGAGATTTTGCTCAAAAAGTGGGCGCGTCGCTCACGATTATGCAAGGCGGCGAACATTGGTTCCATACCGACGAACAGATGGATTTTTTAGACAGGTGGATTGAAAAATGTCAGAACAAACATTAA
- a CDS encoding radical SAM protein: MANIGYQPITAVWEVTMGCNFRCGHCGSSCEGALPGQLSTEEALDLCDQIADIGLKWITLSGGEPLTRQDTPELVKRLSGNGVIVNMITNGWLLDAKMAKKLKENGIATVAISIDGTPEIHDKIRKKGAFEHARQAFAAMKELGIKTGAVTTITKQNMDNLPELKEELIRMGVDTWQVQLGLPMGNLKERPDWLLEPRQVRDIIDFCYDTAKEGRIDIYPADCIGYYSMKDLETRRMSYKSNGYSLWDGCNAGIRGFGILHNGDILGCTSIRSKEFIEGNIRERKLREIWEDKNAFLWRRQMTKDKLSGSCKKCIYGSKCLGGCPNTRLTMKGSIYEENEYCAYNLSLKEKETKYGKCDSASALLKLAEALIPQGNYQEASFALKRAQELDPNNADVYRAIGYSEFMCGNYESCLEANEKALNINSMDTYAMGGRALALYRLGQAEEGLRVMQEAVSLSGGQDPNLIQDLRYMTSDMAAKAAYASK; encoded by the coding sequence ATGGCAAATATTGGGTATCAGCCCATCACTGCAGTCTGGGAAGTAACGATGGGCTGCAACTTTCGCTGTGGGCATTGTGGTTCTTCTTGTGAGGGCGCTCTCCCGGGACAATTGAGCACCGAGGAAGCTCTTGATTTGTGTGATCAGATTGCTGATATTGGACTGAAATGGATTACCTTGTCTGGAGGCGAACCTCTTACGAGACAAGATACGCCTGAATTGGTGAAACGTCTTTCTGGTAATGGCGTTATCGTGAATATGATCACGAACGGTTGGCTCCTTGACGCAAAGATGGCAAAAAAGTTAAAAGAGAATGGTATTGCCACGGTTGCGATTAGCATTGACGGAACGCCTGAAATCCATGATAAAATCAGGAAAAAAGGTGCCTTTGAACATGCTAGGCAAGCTTTCGCCGCAATGAAGGAATTGGGAATAAAGACCGGTGCCGTCACGACTATCACGAAGCAGAATATGGATAATCTTCCGGAATTGAAGGAAGAGCTTATCCGCATGGGCGTTGACACGTGGCAGGTTCAACTTGGTTTGCCTATGGGCAATTTGAAGGAACGCCCTGATTGGCTCCTTGAACCGAGACAGGTCAGGGATATCATTGATTTTTGTTACGATACGGCAAAAGAGGGTAGGATCGATATTTATCCTGCGGATTGTATTGGATACTATTCAATGAAGGATCTTGAAACAAGGCGTATGTCCTACAAGTCAAATGGTTATTCCTTGTGGGATGGCTGCAATGCGGGAATTCGTGGTTTCGGGATTTTGCATAATGGTGATATCTTGGGTTGTACTTCGATTCGTTCCAAGGAATTCATCGAAGGGAATATCCGCGAAAGAAAGTTGCGTGAAATTTGGGAAGATAAAAACGCATTTTTGTGGCGTCGCCAGATGACTAAGGACAAACTTTCTGGTTCTTGCAAAAAGTGCATTTATGGTTCCAAGTGCCTTGGCGGCTGCCCGAATACGCGTCTCACGATGAAGGGTAGCATTTATGAGGAAAATGAATATTGCGCATACAACCTTTCTCTAAAGGAAAAGGAAACAAAGTATGGCAAGTGCGACAGTGCTTCTGCTTTGCTCAAGCTGGCCGAAGCGTTGATTCCTCAGGGCAACTACCAAGAAGCCTCCTTTGCTTTGAAACGTGCGCAGGAACTGGATCCCAATAATGCCGATGTTTACAGGGCTATTGGCTACAGCGAATTCATGTGCGGCAACTATGAATCGTGCCTTGAAGCAAACGAGAAGGCTTTGAACATCAATAGCATGGACACTTATGCTATGGGTGGTCGAGCTTTGGCCTTGTATCGGCTCGGTCAGGCTGAAGAAGGCTTGCGCGTTATGCAAGAGGCCGTTTCGCTGTCCGGAGGTCAGGATCCGAATCTTATACAAGATCTCAGATATATGACATCTGACATGGCTGCAAAAGCTGCATACGCAAGCAAGTAA